The following DNA comes from Mesorhizobium sp. B2-1-8.
CCAGGCGTCGGCGTCGGGACGGACGTTACGGGCAAGTGCCGCGGTCAGACCGTCATGATCGTTTCGTTCCAGCGCATCATCATAGGCGGCGGTGCGGCCATAGAACATCTTCGCCAGTTTCTTCATGCGTTTTGGCACGCCGACATCGCCAATGCCCAGTTCCCGCAACGAATGATCGACGTCGAGGAAGAACTCGTCGATCAGCACCTGCGCGATCTCCTGTGCTACACCGTCCTCGCCGCGCATGCGGTGCTGGACCAGGAACATGTGCAGCGAAAGCATCTCGAAACGGCCAAGTGGCGTGTCCGGCACATTCCAGTGGGAATAAAAAACAGTCTGCCGCGCCGCCGCCACGATTTGTGCGTAAAGCGCCTCGGTGATGGCGCGGTTGGC
Coding sequences within:
- a CDS encoding ubiquinol-cytochrome C chaperone family protein, producing MFQRLFGRERHANRAITEALYAQIVAAARQTVFYSHWNVPDTPLGRFEMLSLHMFLVQHRMRGEDGVAQEIAQVLIDEFFLDVDHSLRELGIGDVGVPKRMKKLAKMFYGRTAAYDDALERNDHDGLTAALARNVRPDADAWPEASRLAGYVAGASRQLSAQPTESIAAGTVAFPEANGG